A stretch of the Streptomyces ortus genome encodes the following:
- the purF gene encoding amidophosphoribosyltransferase has protein sequence MPRGDGRLSHDLLPGEKGPQDACGVFGVWAPGEEVAKLTYFGLYALQHRGQESAGIAVSNGSQILVFKDMGLVSQVFDEASLGSLLGHIAVGHARYSTTGASTWENAQPTFRATGHGSIALGHNGNLVNTAELAGMVADLPKQEGRTPRVAATNDTDLLTALLAAQVDDDGKPLTVEEASAKVLPQVKGAFSLVFMDEHTLYAARDPQGIRPLVLGRLERGWVVASESAALDICGAAYVREIEPGEFVAIDENGLRTSRFAEAKPKGCVFEYVYLARPDTDIAGRNVYLSRVEMGRRLAKEAPVEADLVIATPESGTPAAIGYAEASGIPFGAGLVKNAYVGRTFIQPSQTIRQLGIRLKLNPLKEVIKGKRLVVVDDSIVRGNTQRALVRMLREAGAAEIHIRISSPPVKWPCFFGIDFATRAELIANGMSIDEIGTSLGADSLSYISIDGMIEATTIDKPNLCRACFDGEYPMDLPDPELLGKQLLETELAAGPASAASEAIRRP, from the coding sequence GTGCCACGTGGTGACGGTCGACTCAGTCATGATCTGCTCCCCGGCGAGAAAGGCCCCCAGGACGCTTGCGGCGTCTTCGGAGTCTGGGCTCCCGGTGAAGAGGTCGCCAAGCTCACTTACTTCGGGCTCTACGCCCTCCAGCATCGAGGCCAGGAATCCGCGGGAATCGCGGTCAGCAATGGCTCTCAGATCCTCGTCTTCAAGGACATGGGGCTCGTTTCCCAGGTCTTCGACGAGGCCTCCCTCGGTTCCCTGCTCGGTCATATCGCGGTCGGTCACGCCCGCTACTCGACCACCGGGGCCTCCACCTGGGAGAACGCCCAGCCGACGTTCCGTGCCACCGGGCACGGCTCGATCGCGCTCGGCCACAACGGCAACCTCGTCAACACGGCGGAGCTCGCCGGAATGGTCGCCGACCTCCCCAAGCAGGAGGGCCGCACCCCGCGTGTGGCGGCGACCAACGACACCGACCTGCTGACGGCCCTGCTGGCCGCCCAGGTCGACGACGACGGCAAGCCGCTGACCGTCGAAGAGGCCTCCGCGAAGGTCCTCCCGCAGGTCAAGGGCGCCTTCTCGCTCGTCTTCATGGACGAGCACACCCTGTACGCGGCCCGTGACCCGCAGGGCATCCGCCCGCTGGTCCTCGGCCGTCTTGAGCGCGGCTGGGTCGTCGCCTCCGAGTCCGCCGCCCTCGACATCTGCGGGGCGGCCTACGTCCGCGAGATCGAGCCGGGCGAGTTCGTCGCCATCGACGAGAACGGACTGCGAACGTCCCGATTCGCGGAAGCGAAGCCCAAGGGCTGCGTCTTCGAGTACGTGTACCTGGCCCGTCCGGACACCGACATCGCCGGCCGGAACGTGTACCTCTCCCGCGTCGAGATGGGCCGCCGTCTCGCCAAGGAAGCTCCGGTCGAGGCCGATCTGGTCATAGCGACACCGGAGTCGGGCACGCCCGCCGCCATCGGTTACGCGGAGGCCTCCGGCATTCCGTTCGGTGCGGGTCTCGTGAAGAACGCGTACGTCGGCCGGACCTTCATCCAGCCTTCACAGACCATCCGCCAACTGGGCATCCGGCTGAAGCTGAATCCCCTCAAGGAAGTCATCAAGGGCAAGCGCCTGGTCGTCGTCGACGACTCGATCGTGCGCGGCAACACCCAGCGCGCCCTGGTCCGGATGCTCCGCGAGGCGGGCGCGGCCGAGATCCACATCCGGATCTCCTCGCCGCCCGTGAAGTGGCCCTGCTTCTTCGGCATCGACTTCGCGACCCGCGCGGAGCTGATCGCCAACGGCATGTCCATCGACGAGATCGGCACCTCGCTCGGCGCCGACTCCCTCTCGTACATCTCCATCGACGGCATGATCGAGGCCACCACCATCGACAAGCCGAACCTCTGCCGTGCCTGCTTCGACGGCGAGTACCCGATGGACCTCCCGGACCCCGAGCTGCTCGGCAAGCAGCTCCTGGAGACCGAGCTGGCCGCCGGCCCCGCGTCGGCCGCGTCCGAAGCGATCCGTCGCCCGTAG
- a CDS encoding META domain-containing protein, whose protein sequence is MHTQRRNLSALSPRVGLSALAVTGLLATAACGTESGSGSGSGGKESGASSVGTRQDTGLTGTQWNVDSVTADGKTQAAPAGAHVEFGKDGKVGGNYGCNHFGATAEIDGDTITIGDDTVKTKMACTDDGTMSFESKLGGLISDSTIKADVNGDKLTLTNEDGYTVKLTAEKQADLYGTKWNVTGTVKTDAKGDTKDGTEDGTKGGSAVALPSEAEGKAHLTFDEKGTVRGELGCNKVTAKATVGDGTITLGAPGTTRKMCSDSLMDTERSLLALFGGTVKYTLKGSNLTLTSENGAGLEAVAAK, encoded by the coding sequence ATGCACACGCAGCGACGCAACCTCAGCGCCCTCAGCCCGCGGGTCGGCCTCAGTGCCCTGGCCGTCACCGGACTCCTCGCCACGGCCGCCTGCGGCACGGAAAGCGGCAGTGGCAGCGGCAGCGGCGGCAAGGAATCCGGTGCCAGTTCCGTCGGGACCCGGCAGGACACCGGGCTCACCGGCACGCAGTGGAACGTCGACAGCGTCACGGCCGACGGCAAGACGCAGGCCGCCCCGGCCGGCGCCCACGTCGAGTTCGGCAAGGACGGCAAGGTGGGCGGCAACTACGGCTGCAACCACTTCGGGGCCACCGCCGAGATCGACGGCGACACGATCACGATCGGCGACGACACGGTCAAGACCAAGATGGCCTGCACGGACGACGGGACCATGAGCTTCGAGTCGAAACTCGGCGGGCTGATCTCCGACAGCACGATCAAGGCCGACGTCAACGGCGACAAGCTGACGCTCACCAACGAGGACGGCTACACCGTGAAGCTCACCGCTGAGAAGCAGGCCGACCTCTACGGCACCAAGTGGAACGTCACCGGCACGGTCAAGACGGACGCGAAGGGCGACACGAAGGACGGTACAGAGGACGGCACCAAGGGCGGCTCCGCCGTCGCCCTGCCCTCCGAGGCCGAGGGCAAGGCCCACCTCACCTTCGACGAGAAGGGCACCGTCCGCGGCGAGCTCGGCTGCAACAAGGTCACGGCGAAGGCCACGGTCGGCGACGGCACTATCACTCTGGGCGCGCCCGGCACCACCCGGAAGATGTGCTCCGACTCACTCATGGACACCGAAAGGTCCCTGCTGGCCCTCTTCGGCGGCACCGTGAAGTACACGCTCAAGGGCAGCAACCTCACCCTGACCAGCGAAAACGGCGCAGGCCTGGAAGCCGTCGCCGCGAAGTGA
- a CDS encoding maleylpyruvate isomerase family mycothiol-dependent enzyme, whose amino-acid sequence MPPAKKRPRVYDPAKTRAAVLAQFGNVRAAVRTLTPAQLAAPAGLGDWTVRELAAHLTMALEAVSRGLDGPAPTGPALALLDWPSTTAPRAGEVDEDVHALATAHPDLDALYERTEARFTERLTHAPDSRMLTTRVGAMTLADHLVTRTVELAVHTDDLNAAVPALDIPYDRHALATCTRLLADALAAKAPGASTEVRVPPYAVVQCVAGPRHTRGTPPNVVETDPLTWIRLATGRTGWRAALDDAKVRASGERADLGALLPLMS is encoded by the coding sequence ATGCCCCCGGCCAAGAAGCGTCCCCGTGTCTACGACCCGGCCAAGACCCGCGCCGCGGTTCTCGCGCAGTTCGGGAACGTGCGGGCCGCCGTGCGCACCCTCACCCCCGCACAGCTCGCCGCACCCGCCGGCCTCGGTGACTGGACCGTTCGCGAGCTGGCCGCGCACCTGACCATGGCGCTGGAGGCCGTGAGCCGGGGCCTGGACGGGCCGGCGCCCACCGGCCCCGCGCTCGCCCTGCTCGACTGGCCGTCCACCACGGCCCCCCGCGCGGGCGAGGTCGACGAGGACGTACACGCGCTGGCCACCGCCCACCCGGACCTCGACGCGCTGTACGAGCGCACGGAAGCCCGCTTCACCGAGCGACTGACGCACGCCCCCGACAGCCGGATGCTGACCACCCGCGTGGGAGCGATGACCCTCGCCGACCACCTCGTCACCCGCACCGTGGAGCTGGCCGTCCACACCGACGACCTCAACGCGGCGGTCCCGGCGCTCGACATCCCGTACGACCGCCACGCCCTCGCCACCTGTACCCGCCTCCTCGCCGACGCCCTCGCCGCGAAGGCGCCCGGCGCCTCCACGGAGGTGCGCGTACCGCCGTACGCCGTCGTGCAGTGCGTGGCGGGCCCGCGCCACACCCGCGGCACCCCGCCCAACGTCGTGGAGACGGACCCGCTCACCTGGATCCGCCTCGCCACGGGCCGGACGGGGTGGCGGGCCGCCCTCGACGACGCGAAGGTCCGCGCGAGCGGAGAGCGCGCCGACCTGGGCGCACTGCTCCCCCTCATGAGCTGA
- the purL gene encoding phosphoribosylformylglycinamidine synthase subunit PurL → MSRTPLDTVEHAAGTPDVELPWAELGMKKDEYERVVEILGRRPTGAELAMYSVMWSEHCSYKSSKVHLRQFGEKAPQSDALLVGIGENAGVVDVGQGYAVTFKVESHNHPSYVEPYQGAATGVGGIVRDIIAMGARPVAVVDPLRFGAADHPDTKRVLPGVVAGIGGYGNCLGLPNIGGEVVFDACYQGNPLVNAGAIGVMRHEDIHLAKASGSGNKVILYGARTGGDGIGGASILASETFDDAKPSKRPAVQVGDPFQEKLLIECTLEAFAEKLVVGIQDLGAAGLSCATSELASNGSGGMRVTLDDVPLRDSTLSPEEILMSESQERMCAVVEPSKVDRFLEICDKWDVIATVIGEVTDGDRLEIFWHGGKIVDVDPRTVAHDGPVYERPYARPHWQDALQADDANKLPRPATSEELKQQVLQLVSSPNQASKSWITSQYDHFVQGNTVLAQPEDSGMIRIDAESGLGVAIATDGNGRFAKLDPYTGAQLALAEAYRNVATTGAKPLAVSDCLNFGSPEDPAVMWQFAEAIRGLADGCLQLGTPVTGGNVSLYNQTGEAAIHPTPVVAVLGVIDDVARRTPVAYREEGQLLYLLGDTREEFGGSAWSQVVHDHLGGLPPAVDLERERLLGEILISASRDGMIDSAHDLSDGGLIQAVVESALLGDKGARLVVPDGLDAFTFLFSESAGRAVVAIPRSEELRFTDMCGARGLPATRVGVVDGDAVEVQGEFTLPLSELRAAHTATIPNLFA, encoded by the coding sequence ATGAGCCGGACGCCTCTGGACACGGTCGAGCACGCGGCCGGGACCCCCGACGTCGAGCTGCCCTGGGCCGAACTCGGCATGAAGAAGGACGAGTACGAGCGGGTCGTGGAGATCCTCGGCCGCCGTCCGACCGGCGCCGAGCTCGCCATGTACTCGGTCATGTGGTCCGAGCACTGCAGCTACAAGTCCTCGAAGGTGCACCTGCGCCAGTTCGGCGAGAAGGCCCCCCAGTCGGACGCCCTCCTCGTCGGCATCGGCGAGAACGCGGGCGTCGTCGACGTCGGCCAGGGCTACGCGGTCACCTTCAAGGTCGAGTCGCACAACCACCCGTCGTACGTCGAGCCCTACCAGGGCGCGGCCACCGGCGTCGGCGGCATCGTGCGCGACATCATCGCGATGGGCGCGCGTCCGGTCGCGGTCGTCGACCCGCTGCGCTTCGGTGCGGCGGACCACCCCGACACCAAGCGCGTACTCCCCGGCGTCGTCGCGGGCATCGGCGGCTACGGCAACTGCCTGGGCCTGCCCAACATCGGCGGCGAGGTCGTCTTCGACGCCTGCTACCAGGGCAACCCGCTGGTCAACGCCGGTGCCATCGGCGTCATGCGGCACGAGGACATCCACCTCGCGAAGGCGTCCGGCTCGGGCAACAAGGTCATCCTGTACGGGGCCCGCACGGGCGGCGACGGCATCGGCGGCGCCTCCATCCTGGCGAGCGAGACCTTCGACGACGCCAAGCCCTCGAAGCGCCCCGCGGTCCAGGTCGGCGACCCCTTCCAGGAGAAGCTCCTCATCGAGTGCACCCTGGAGGCCTTCGCCGAGAAGCTGGTCGTCGGCATCCAGGACCTCGGCGCGGCGGGCCTGTCCTGCGCGACGAGCGAGCTGGCGTCGAACGGCTCCGGCGGCATGCGCGTCACCCTGGACGACGTACCGCTGCGCGACTCCACGCTCTCTCCCGAGGAAATCCTCATGAGCGAGTCGCAGGAACGCATGTGCGCGGTCGTCGAGCCGTCGAAGGTCGACCGCTTCCTGGAGATCTGCGACAAGTGGGACGTCATCGCCACGGTGATCGGTGAGGTCACCGACGGCGACCGCCTGGAGATCTTCTGGCACGGCGGCAAGATCGTCGACGTCGACCCGCGCACGGTCGCGCACGACGGCCCGGTCTACGAGCGTCCGTACGCGCGTCCGCACTGGCAGGACGCGCTGCAGGCGGACGACGCGAACAAGCTGCCGCGGCCCGCCACGTCCGAGGAGCTGAAGCAGCAGGTCCTCCAGCTGGTCTCCTCGCCGAACCAGGCCTCCAAGTCCTGGATCACCTCCCAGTACGACCACTTCGTGCAGGGCAACACGGTGCTGGCGCAGCCCGAGGACTCGGGCATGATCCGCATCGACGCGGAGTCCGGGCTCGGGGTGGCCATCGCCACGGACGGCAACGGCCGGTTCGCGAAGCTGGACCCGTACACGGGGGCGCAGCTCGCGCTCGCCGAGGCGTACCGCAATGTCGCGACGACCGGTGCCAAGCCGCTCGCCGTCTCCGACTGCCTGAACTTCGGTTCGCCCGAGGACCCGGCGGTCATGTGGCAGTTCGCGGAGGCCATCCGCGGACTGGCCGACGGCTGCCTGCAGTTGGGTACGCCGGTGACCGGGGGCAACGTCTCGCTCTACAACCAGACGGGCGAGGCGGCGATCCACCCGACGCCGGTGGTCGCGGTCCTGGGCGTCATCGACGACGTGGCCCGGCGCACACCGGTCGCCTACCGGGAAGAGGGGCAGCTCCTCTACCTCCTCGGCGACACGCGTGAGGAGTTCGGCGGGTCGGCCTGGTCGCAGGTCGTCCACGACCACCTCGGCGGGCTGCCCCCGGCCGTGGACCTGGAGCGGGAGCGCCTGCTCGGCGAGATCCTGATCTCCGCGTCCCGTGACGGCATGATCGACTCCGCGCACGATCTGTCCGACGGGGGTCTGATCCAGGCCGTGGTCGAGTCGGCGCTGCTCGGTGACAAGGGGGCGCGGCTCGTCGTGCCCGACGGGCTGGACGCGTTCACGTTCCTGTTCTCCGAGTCCGCGGGGCGTGCGGTTGTCGCGATCCCGCGGTCGGAGGAGCTGCGCTTCACGGACATGTGCGGTGCGCGGGGGCTGCCGGCCACGCGCGTCGGTGTCGTGGACGGGGACGCGGTGGAGGTGCAGGGGGAGTTCACCCTGCCGCTGTCCGAGCTGCGGGCGGCGCACACGGCAACGATCCCGAACCTGTTCGCGTAG
- the purQ gene encoding phosphoribosylformylglycinamidine synthase subunit PurQ, giving the protein MTARIGVVTFPGSLDDRDTQRAIKLAGAEPVALWHKDKDLKQVDAVVLPGGFSYGDYLRAGAISRFSPVMATVIEQAKSGMPVLGICNGFQILTEAHLLPGGMLGNDHLHFICRDQKLKVENAETAWTLDYESGQEINIPLKNMDGRYVADERTLDMLEAEGRVVFRYVVGGEFADGFGNPNGSLRDIAGISNEAGNVVGLMPHPEHAVEPLVGSGRTDGLPFFTSILKKLVNA; this is encoded by the coding sequence GTGACCGCTCGTATTGGCGTCGTCACTTTCCCCGGAAGCCTCGACGACCGGGACACCCAGCGCGCGATCAAGCTCGCCGGCGCCGAACCCGTCGCTCTCTGGCACAAGGACAAGGACCTCAAGCAGGTCGACGCCGTTGTCCTGCCGGGTGGTTTCTCGTACGGCGACTATCTGCGCGCCGGTGCGATCTCGCGGTTCTCACCGGTCATGGCGACGGTGATTGAGCAGGCGAAGTCGGGAATGCCGGTGCTCGGCATCTGCAACGGCTTCCAGATCCTCACCGAGGCCCATCTCCTCCCCGGCGGGATGCTCGGCAACGACCACCTCCACTTCATCTGCCGCGACCAGAAGTTGAAGGTGGAGAACGCGGAAACCGCCTGGACCCTGGACTACGAGTCCGGCCAGGAGATCAACATCCCGCTGAAGAACATGGACGGGCGGTACGTCGCCGACGAGCGCACCCTCGACATGCTGGAGGCGGAGGGCCGCGTCGTCTTCCGTTACGTGGTCGGCGGCGAGTTCGCCGACGGTTTCGGCAACCCCAACGGCTCGCTGCGGGACATCGCCGGCATCTCGAACGAGGCGGGCAACGTCGTCGGTCTGATGCCGCATCCGGAGCACGCTGTCGAACCCCTCGTCGGGTCCGGCCGCACCGACGGCCTCCCCTTCTTCACCTCGATCCTCAAGAAGCTGGTCAACGCATGA
- the purS gene encoding phosphoribosylformylglycinamidine synthase subunit PurS — translation MARVVVDVMLKPEILDPQGQAVQRALPRLGFEGISDVRQGKRFELEVDGPVDDAALARIHELAESFLANTVIEDFTVKVEEVAEAGK, via the coding sequence GTGGCACGCGTCGTAGTCGACGTCATGCTCAAGCCGGAGATCCTCGACCCCCAGGGCCAGGCGGTGCAGCGTGCACTGCCGCGCCTCGGTTTCGAAGGCATCTCCGATGTCCGTCAGGGAAAGCGATTCGAACTGGAAGTGGACGGACCGGTGGACGACGCCGCGCTCGCCCGCATCCACGAACTCGCCGAATCCTTCCTCGCCAACACCGTGATCGAGGACTTCACCGTCAAGGTCGAGGAAGTCGCGGAGGCCGGAAAGTGA
- a CDS encoding histone-like nucleoid-structuring protein Lsr2, with protein sequence MAQRVVVTLSDDIDGSEAAETIAFGLDGKSYEIDLNPANAEQLRRALEPYVEAGRKRSRSGKAYRQTAVAPDPAAVRAWAQSNKLEVPARGRIPKRVYEAFTAAQ encoded by the coding sequence GTGGCGCAGCGTGTCGTAGTGACTCTCTCCGACGACATCGACGGCTCGGAAGCGGCGGAAACGATCGCCTTCGGTCTGGACGGCAAGTCGTACGAGATCGACCTGAATCCGGCCAATGCCGAGCAGTTGCGCAGGGCGCTGGAGCCGTACGTGGAGGCGGGGCGGAAGCGGTCGCGGTCCGGGAAGGCGTACCGGCAGACGGCGGTGGCGCCCGATCCGGCGGCGGTTCGCGCGTGGGCGCAGTCCAACAAGCTGGAGGTGCCTGCGCGGGGGCGGATTCCCAAGCGGGTGTATGAGGCTTTTACCGCTGCGCAGTAG
- a CDS encoding ABC transporter ATP-binding protein — translation MNTNEPVIEVTDLRRVYGGGFEAVRGVSFEVARGELFALLGTNGAGKTSTVELIEGLAKPAGGQVRVLGHDPYSERSAVRPRIGLMLQEGGFPSELTVAETVRMWAGCTSGARPESEALSLVGLTRRAGVRVKQLSGGEKRRLDLALALLGRPEVLFLDEPTTGLDAEGRQETWELVRELRAQGTTVLLTTHYLEEAEGLADRLAILHAGRIAVSGTPAEVTASQPSRMSFELPAGYFPGDLPPLDSLGVTGHEVFGRVIRLRTNELQRAATGLLTWAERTGVELRGLDIRSGSLEEAFLRIARHVSDQEDQEAQTEQAGLTGQAGQSQPSEKEHVA, via the coding sequence ATGAATACGAATGAGCCCGTGATCGAGGTCACTGATCTCCGACGCGTCTACGGGGGAGGGTTCGAGGCGGTCCGAGGGGTCTCCTTCGAAGTCGCCCGGGGCGAACTCTTCGCACTGCTCGGCACCAACGGCGCGGGCAAGACCTCCACCGTCGAACTCATCGAGGGCCTCGCCAAGCCGGCCGGCGGCCAGGTGCGCGTCCTCGGCCACGACCCGTACAGCGAACGTTCCGCCGTCCGGCCGCGTATCGGCCTCATGCTCCAGGAGGGCGGCTTCCCCTCCGAGCTGACCGTCGCGGAGACCGTACGGATGTGGGCCGGCTGCACGAGCGGAGCCCGGCCCGAGAGCGAGGCGCTGTCACTGGTCGGCCTCACCCGCCGGGCCGGCGTACGCGTGAAGCAGCTGTCCGGCGGCGAGAAGCGCCGCCTGGACCTGGCACTCGCGCTGCTCGGACGGCCCGAGGTGCTCTTCCTGGACGAGCCGACCACCGGCCTCGACGCCGAAGGGCGCCAGGAGACCTGGGAGTTGGTGCGCGAACTGCGCGCCCAGGGCACGACCGTGCTGCTCACCACCCACTACCTGGAGGAGGCGGAAGGGCTCGCGGACCGGCTCGCGATCCTGCACGCCGGACGGATCGCGGTCTCCGGCACCCCGGCCGAGGTGACCGCCTCGCAGCCGTCGCGGATGTCGTTCGAACTGCCCGCCGGCTACTTCCCCGGCGATCTGCCGCCGCTCGACTCCCTCGGCGTCACCGGGCACGAGGTCTTCGGACGCGTGATCCGGCTGCGTACGAACGAGCTGCAGCGGGCCGCCACCGGGCTGCTGACGTGGGCCGAGCGGACCGGTGTCGAGCTGCGGGGGCTCGACATCCGGTCGGGGTCCCTGGAGGAGGCGTTCCTGCGCATCGCGCGGCACGTCTCGGACCAGGAGGACCAGGAGGCCCAGACGGAACAGGCAGGCCTGACGGGCCAGGCAGGGCAGTCTCAGCCCTCCGAGAAGGAGCACGTGGCATGA
- a CDS encoding ABC transporter permease, giving the protein MSADTVTRTAGPASTVTAVGRMTSLARAELTLLARSRATFFAAVFVPLVLPLSLRSATDDMDLKGAGLSVGTVILPSAVGFSLLFAVYSSLVSVYAARREELVLKRLRTGELRDAEILMGAAVPSVLIGLVQCLVLTAACAALMDVGTPEAPLLAVLGLLLGLMMWPALAAVTASFSRSVEGAQVAAMPLLLVSMVGSGTVVPFEVMPDRLASLCELLPLSPVITLIRGGWAGNLSAYDALGALATALAWTVLAVFAVHKWFRWEPRR; this is encoded by the coding sequence ATGAGCGCGGACACCGTGACCAGGACCGCCGGCCCGGCATCGACCGTGACCGCGGTCGGCCGGATGACCTCCCTCGCCAGGGCGGAACTCACCCTCCTCGCCCGCAGCAGGGCCACCTTCTTCGCGGCGGTCTTCGTGCCGCTGGTCCTGCCGCTCAGCCTTCGCTCGGCGACCGATGACATGGACCTGAAGGGGGCCGGCCTCTCGGTGGGCACGGTCATCCTGCCCTCCGCCGTCGGCTTCTCCCTGCTCTTCGCCGTCTACAGCTCGCTGGTGAGCGTCTACGCGGCCCGCCGCGAGGAACTCGTCCTCAAGCGGCTGCGCACCGGGGAGCTGCGGGACGCCGAGATCCTCATGGGCGCCGCGGTGCCCTCGGTCCTCATAGGCCTCGTGCAGTGCCTGGTGCTGACGGCCGCCTGCGCGGCGCTCATGGACGTGGGAACGCCCGAAGCGCCTCTCCTCGCCGTCCTGGGACTGCTGCTGGGGCTCATGATGTGGCCGGCGCTCGCGGCGGTCACCGCCAGCTTCAGCAGGAGCGTGGAGGGCGCCCAGGTCGCCGCGATGCCGCTGCTGCTCGTGTCGATGGTGGGCTCCGGCACCGTCGTACCCTTCGAGGTCATGCCCGACCGGCTCGCCTCCCTTTGCGAACTGCTGCCGTTGTCCCCGGTGATCACCCTGATCCGCGGCGGCTGGGCCGGCAACCTCTCCGCGTACGACGCCCTGGGCGCGCTCGCGACCGCGCTGGCCTGGACCGTTCTCGCGGTGTTTGCTGTACACAAGTGGTTCCGCTGGGAACCGAGGCGCTGA
- a CDS encoding sensor histidine kinase: MRRPGRWWRGKSTLAKVETYTRWSFHFFPLVEFTAIGLPVFGRVGNGLAVGLVLPLCAHAVLCGVTASRSLDWTRGTRAQPVRLLIVLGVVSALLGTAAISLVKHGPGGKDLVSTMVPLCVGVLAFGAGTIALGVRGRLRVLGIVTGFAAYTGVMAFALGLDGRAALGTAFAVLLGGGGLSFTSVFSVWLLDAVYELDAARETRTRLAVAEERLRFGRDLHDVMGRNLAVIALKSELAVQLSRRERPEAVDQMIEVQRIARESQREVREVVRGYREADLGAELHGAQGVLTAAGVDCSVTGSATGLPPAVQSALGWVVREATTNVLRHGDARRCRVTLEPAGHHVVLTVENDGVERTAAQGAAEGPGARGGRTGGSGLAGLRERLAAVAGTLWAGPVDGGLFRVVAEVPLPPSASDAPASTAPADSASASAVSRSVSSVSEEVTP; the protein is encoded by the coding sequence ATGCGCAGGCCTGGGCGCTGGTGGCGCGGGAAGAGCACGCTGGCGAAGGTCGAGACGTACACCCGCTGGTCCTTCCACTTCTTTCCGCTGGTGGAGTTCACCGCGATCGGGCTGCCGGTCTTCGGTCGGGTGGGCAACGGTCTCGCCGTCGGGCTGGTCCTGCCGCTGTGCGCCCACGCCGTGCTGTGCGGGGTGACCGCGTCCAGGTCGCTCGACTGGACGCGCGGCACCCGTGCACAGCCCGTACGCCTGCTCATCGTGCTCGGCGTGGTCTCCGCGCTGCTGGGAACCGCCGCGATCAGCCTCGTGAAGCACGGGCCGGGCGGCAAGGACCTGGTGTCGACGATGGTCCCGCTCTGCGTGGGCGTGCTGGCCTTCGGGGCCGGCACCATCGCCCTCGGGGTACGCGGCCGGCTGCGCGTCCTGGGGATCGTGACAGGCTTCGCCGCGTATACGGGCGTCATGGCGTTCGCGCTGGGCCTCGACGGGCGTGCCGCGCTGGGAACGGCGTTCGCGGTCCTGCTCGGCGGCGGCGGCCTCTCCTTCACCTCCGTCTTCTCCGTCTGGCTGCTGGACGCCGTGTACGAGCTGGACGCGGCCCGCGAGACCCGGACCCGGCTCGCCGTCGCCGAGGAACGGCTGCGCTTCGGCCGCGACCTGCACGACGTGATGGGCCGCAACCTCGCGGTCATCGCCCTGAAGAGCGAGCTCGCCGTCCAGCTCTCCCGCCGCGAACGCCCCGAGGCCGTGGACCAGATGATCGAGGTGCAGCGGATCGCCCGCGAGTCGCAGCGCGAGGTCCGCGAGGTCGTACGGGGCTACCGCGAGGCCGACCTCGGTGCCGAACTCCACGGCGCACAGGGCGTGTTGACCGCGGCCGGGGTCGACTGCTCGGTGACCGGCTCCGCGACCGGGCTGCCTCCTGCGGTCCAGTCGGCGCTCGGCTGGGTCGTACGGGAGGCCACCACGAACGTACTGCGGCACGGCGACGCCCGGCGGTGCCGCGTGACGCTGGAACCCGCGGGCCACCACGTGGTCCTCACGGTCGAGAACGACGGCGTGGAGCGGACCGCCGCGCAGGGGGCGGCCGAGGGGCCGGGTGCGCGCGGCGGAAGGACCGGCGGATCCGGGCTAGCCGGGCTGCGGGAGCGGCTCGCCGCGGTGGCCGGGACGCTGTGGGCGGGACCCGTCGACGGCGGTCTCTTCCGGGTCGTCGCCGAGGTGCCCCTGCCGCCGTCCGCCTCCGACGCACCCGCGTCCACCGCACCCGCCGACTCAGCCTCCGCCTCCGCCGTTTCGCGCTCAGTGAGTTCAGTGAGTGAAGAGGTCACCCCATGA
- a CDS encoding response regulator transcription factor, translating to MTSVRPIRLLLADDEHLIRGALAALLGLEDDLLVVAEAAGGPEALAMAMAHEPDVAVLDLQMPGADGVRVATSLRTELPACRVLIVTSHGRPGHLKRALAAGVRGFVPKTVSAQRLAEIIRTIHAGNRYVDPELAADAISAGDSPLTAREAEVLELASDGAPVAEIAERAALSQGTVRNYLSSAVSKLGAENRHSAVRLARERGWV from the coding sequence ATGACATCCGTACGACCCATCCGGCTGCTGCTCGCCGACGACGAGCACCTCATCCGGGGGGCGCTCGCCGCGCTGCTGGGTCTTGAGGACGATCTGCTGGTGGTGGCGGAGGCGGCCGGCGGGCCCGAGGCGCTGGCGATGGCGATGGCGCACGAACCCGATGTGGCGGTACTGGATCTGCAGATGCCCGGGGCCGACGGTGTGAGGGTGGCCACATCGCTGCGGACCGAACTGCCCGCCTGCCGTGTGCTCATCGTGACGAGCCACGGGCGCCCCGGGCATCTCAAGCGGGCGCTGGCGGCGGGTGTGCGCGGTTTCGTCCCGAAGACCGTGAGCGCACAACGGCTCGCGGAGATCATCCGTACGATCCACGCGGGAAACCGCTATGTCGACCCCGAGTTGGCCGCCGACGCGATCTCCGCCGGGGATTCGCCGCTCACCGCGCGTGAGGCCGAGGTGCTGGAGCTGGCCTCCGACGGGGCGCCCGTCGCAGAGATCGCGGAACGGGCCGCGCTCTCGCAGGGGACCGTGCGGAACTATCTGTCGTCGGCCGTGTCCAAACTCGGAGCCGAGAACCGTCACTCGGCGGTGCGTCTCGCGCGCGAGCGAGGTTGGGTATAG